The DNA segment CGTGCCCGCGGCCGCCGCGAAGGCCGGCGGCTCGCTGGCCTACGACCTGCGCTACACGCTGCTGGGGCAGGAGGCTGCCGACCGTTCGCTGTGGACGGCGGCGCCGGCGCCGCTGGCGTTGACGGGCGCGGGCCAGACGCAGATGCATGTGGTGACCGGGCTCGCGGCGGGATCCACCTACGTGTTCAGCCTGGCCGCGCGGTACGGCAGCGGCGCGTGGTCGACGCCTTCGGCGCCGGCGGTCGGTACCGCAGCCGTGCAGCCCGACCAGACGCCGCCGGCCCGCGTGCAGGACCTGGTGCAGTATGCCGGCACCACCGGTTCCCTGACCGTGGCCTGGTCGCTGGCCGGCGACGACACCATCTATGGACGCGCCGAAGACTATGAAGTGCGCTATGCCGGCACGCCCCTCACAGCCGAAACCTGGGCTGCCGCCACGGTTGCCGATGAAGTGCCCGAGGCGCACCCGGTCCCCGGCAGGCTGATGCTGACGATCGACGGGCTTGTCGAGGGCCAGACCTATCACGTGGGCCTGAAGGCGCTCGACGATGCCGGCCACGCCTCGGCGCTGTCGAACGTGGTGACCGCGAGCGCCGTCGCGATGCGCACCATCCACGTGCGCGTCGACGGCAGCGGCGATTACGCCAGGCTGAACGACGCGATCCACGCCGCGATGCCCGGCGACGTCGTGCTTGTGGGACCCGGTCGCTACACCTGGACGAACCAGGGCGATGGCGACGCCACGCAGGGCCTGTTCGTCGTCCGGCGCGACCAGACCGACTTCACCATCCGCAGCGAGGCCGGCGCCGCTGCGACCATTCTCGACGCCGAGCGGCAGGGTCGCGTCATGTACGTGGTCGGCGGCACGTTCGGCAGCGGCGAAGAGCGCACCTGGGCCGGCGTCACCATCGAGGGCTTCACGTTCGTCAACGGGCTTGCGCTCGGCGTTGGCGGCGAGCTTGGCCCGCCGTGGGCCGGTGCCGGGCTGGCCCTGCACCTGACCGACACCCTCGTGCGCGACTGCATCTTCCGCGACAACGAGGCGATCGAGGGCGGCGCGGTCTGGATGGGCGGCCAGGGCGGCTCGCGGCTGGAGAACTGCCTGCTCGAG comes from the bacterium genome and includes:
- a CDS encoding fibronectin type III domain-containing protein, which encodes MNHLRTIAGTMIALFLLGALAGCGGGGDPVAPDDGTPAAVTDLETVAGTDNSVTLAWTVPAAAAKAGGSLAYDLRYTLLGQEAADRSLWTAAPAPLALTGAGQTQMHVVTGLAAGSTYVFSLAARYGSGAWSTPSAPAVGTAAVQPDQTPPARVQDLVQYAGTTGSLTVAWSLAGDDTIYGRAEDYEVRYAGTPLTAETWAAATVADEVPEAHPVPGRLMLTIDGLVEGQTYHVGLKALDDAGHASALSNVVTASAVAMRTIHVRVDGSGDYARLNDAIHAAMPGDVVLVGPGRYTWTNQGDGDATQGLFVVRRDQTDFTIRSEAGAAATILDAERQGRVMYVVGGTFGSGEERTWAGVTIEGFTFVNGLALGVGGELGPPWAGAGLALHLTDTLVRDCIFRDNEAIEGGAVWMGGQGGSRLENCLLENNEAESGGAVHLVNSEPVMSLSGCIIRNNVASLAGGAIYAANVGLEMDDTLVHGNLAIDRGGAMYIAALHDGSWIEGCSFLGNTAPIASGLRLAYPMTLTLRRSLVAANGGGAGIEIVAVGVGSGAVLKAGCNLVFGNNGGNAWPIGTIDLGGNLASDPLLCPDGLHPSAGSPCLPGNRAGGDECGLIGALGQGCGG